In Haloplanus rubicundus, one DNA window encodes the following:
- a CDS encoding cob(I)yrinic acid a,c-diamide adenosyltransferase → MTDDDHPTPQAPPEFGLVQAWWGDGKGKTTAALGMGFRAAGHGYRVHLLQFMKGGAASVEGVRGEYAAIDQVAGFTYEHSGHYGWHGFADGSDDADHAAKARGGLERARDLIEGARDADCSAPLPLDGDAADGVHMLILDEILYAANRGLIDPDDVVALVESKPDGLELVCTGGHERPDYLADVADLVSEVRKERHPIDAGQRARKGTEF, encoded by the coding sequence ATGACCGACGACGATCACCCCACCCCACAGGCGCCGCCCGAGTTCGGTCTCGTGCAGGCCTGGTGGGGGGACGGGAAGGGCAAGACCACCGCGGCCCTCGGGATGGGCTTTCGCGCCGCCGGCCACGGCTACCGCGTCCACCTGCTCCAGTTCATGAAAGGCGGCGCGGCGAGCGTCGAGGGCGTGCGTGGCGAGTACGCGGCCATCGATCAGGTCGCCGGCTTCACCTACGAACACAGCGGCCACTACGGCTGGCACGGCTTCGCCGACGGGAGCGACGACGCCGACCACGCCGCGAAGGCGCGGGGCGGCCTCGAACGCGCCCGCGACCTGATCGAGGGGGCGCGCGACGCCGACTGCTCGGCGCCGCTCCCGCTCGACGGCGACGCCGCGGATGGCGTCCACATGCTGATCCTCGACGAGATCCTGTACGCCGCCAACCGCGGGCTGATCGACCCCGACGACGTGGTCGCCCTCGTCGAGTCGAAGCCCGACGGGCTGGAACTCGTCTGCACCGGCGGCCACGAGCGCCCCGACTACCTCGCCGACGTCGCCGACCTGGTGAGCGAGGTGCGAAAGGAGCGCCACCCCATCGACGCGGGCCAGCGAGCGCGGAAGGGGACGGAGTTCTGA
- a CDS encoding adenosylcobinamide amidohydrolase: MFTATVRDGVCRLTHPDTRWLSTGHAGGEHRAPAAYNCTVPEGWDRTDLDAYVAERLAAAGFEADGPALLTGVDQRHARRARLGPVEAVATAGVSNPAALPVDGGEADADRHAGRGGDDPTHHAGTVNVVVGTTRALAPGALPNLLTVAAEAKAATLLELVGVPGTTTDAVVAACDPAGDSVPFSGSATAVGGAARACVRDAVAASLRSRYPDDEYERESGVVTDERATVSKLHPSPGD, from the coding sequence GTGTTCACCGCGACGGTCCGTGACGGGGTCTGTCGCCTCACCCACCCCGACACGCGCTGGCTCTCGACCGGCCACGCCGGCGGCGAGCATCGCGCCCCCGCGGCCTACAACTGCACCGTCCCCGAGGGGTGGGACCGGACCGACCTCGACGCCTACGTCGCCGAACGCCTCGCCGCGGCGGGCTTCGAGGCCGACGGCCCCGCGCTCCTGACCGGCGTCGACCAGCGACACGCCCGCCGGGCGCGACTCGGCCCCGTCGAGGCCGTCGCCACCGCCGGCGTCTCCAACCCCGCCGCCCTGCCGGTCGACGGCGGGGAAGCCGACGCCGACCGGCACGCCGGCCGCGGGGGCGACGACCCTACCCACCACGCCGGCACCGTCAACGTCGTCGTGGGGACGACCCGCGCGCTCGCGCCGGGGGCGCTTCCGAACCTCCTGACCGTCGCGGCCGAGGCGAAGGCGGCGACGCTGCTCGAACTCGTCGGCGTCCCGGGGACGACGACGGACGCCGTCGTCGCGGCCTGTGACCCCGCCGGCGATTCGGTCCCCTTCTCCGGGAGCGCGACGGCCGTCGGCGGAGCCGCCCGGGCCTGCGTCCGCGACGCCGTCGCCGCCAGCCTCCGTTCCCGCTACCCCGACGACGAGTACGAACGGGAATCGGGAGTCGTCACCGACGAACGGGCCACGGTGTCGAAACTTCACCCCTCACCGGGCGATTGA
- a CDS encoding aminotransferase class I/II-fold pyridoxal phosphate-dependent enzyme, with protein sequence MDPDAVADVTRVPHGGASDATLLDFSANTNPDRPQGVVSVYESAYGAATRYPEDDYCEYRTAAGEYLGCEPLNVVPTAGCIEALRLAFGVTIGTDDDALLPKPSFGEYEREVRLQGATPTFAAHDGLLDTDPAPYDAVVVCNPNNPTGDGYSRAELVAYAQTCRSAGTALIVDEAFLDFTDRRTLAGEPGVVVARSLTKIFGLPGLRMGMAIATDDLRDRLDAARPAWGLSMPAADVGAYCLRRTKFVAETRDRVRRERRRMTDHLRDAFEVYPSEAPFLLLGVHDRPVRDVIDDARREGIVVRDATTFRSLDSHVRVAVRRPAENDRLLDALT encoded by the coding sequence ATGGACCCTGACGCCGTGGCCGACGTGACGCGCGTGCCACACGGGGGGGCGTCGGACGCGACACTGTTGGACTTCAGCGCCAACACGAACCCGGACCGCCCGCAGGGCGTGGTGAGCGTCTACGAATCCGCCTACGGCGCCGCGACGCGGTATCCGGAGGACGACTACTGCGAGTACCGGACCGCGGCGGGGGAGTATCTGGGCTGTGAACCGCTGAACGTCGTGCCCACGGCGGGCTGCATCGAGGCGCTCCGGCTCGCCTTCGGCGTGACCATCGGCACCGACGACGACGCGCTCCTCCCGAAGCCGAGCTTCGGCGAGTACGAACGCGAAGTTCGGCTACAGGGCGCCACCCCGACGTTCGCCGCCCACGACGGCCTCCTCGACACCGATCCGGCGCCGTACGACGCCGTCGTCGTCTGCAACCCGAACAATCCGACCGGCGACGGCTACTCGCGGGCCGAACTCGTCGCCTACGCACAGACGTGTCGATCCGCCGGCACCGCCCTGATCGTCGACGAGGCGTTTCTCGATTTCACCGACCGACGGACGCTCGCCGGCGAACCCGGCGTCGTCGTCGCACGGTCGCTGACCAAGATATTCGGCCTCCCCGGCCTCCGAATGGGGATGGCAATCGCGACCGACGACCTGCGCGACCGACTCGACGCCGCCCGGCCGGCGTGGGGACTCTCGATGCCCGCGGCCGACGTGGGGGCCTACTGCCTGCGACGGACGAAGTTCGTCGCGGAGACGCGCGACCGGGTGCGCCGCGAACGGCGCCGCATGACCGACCACCTGCGCGATGCCTTCGAGGTGTACCCCTCCGAGGCACCGTTCCTCCTCCTCGGCGTCCACGACCGGCCGGTGCGCGACGTGATCGACGACGCCCGCCGCGAGGGCATCGTCGTCCGCGACGCGACCACCTTCCGCAGCCTCGACTCCCACGTCCGCGTCGCCGTCCGCCGCCCCGCGGAGAACGACCGCCTCCTCGACGCGCTGACGTGA
- a CDS encoding nicotinate-nucleotide--dimethylbenzimidazole phosphoribosyltransferase, giving the protein MTRFVLVAGTTKTARIDGISAAGADPDLVAHTPSADAELVEYGHLVRAPSLPVSPTGCPTPAAVTRAVRERVGFETLVVDAGLAEPTGAPTVGVGATPGRDIRETDPVPTAPGAWVAARELGSALPEDELVIGETIPGGTTTALGVFRALGVGSEGRGRGDAVGFPVSSSLPENPLDLKREVVDAAFEASDLTPGDAAYHPELAVRFLGDPVLATVAGLTAGALDSGTEVILGGGTQMLAAAALVRHAGVAAPLSVATTTYVAADVDMDAAAAALDCNLVVTDPGFAGRDDPLARYAAGEAKEGAGMGGALRLAERAGVTESVADGTLEVVERVNESYGP; this is encoded by the coding sequence GTGACGCGGTTCGTCCTCGTCGCGGGGACGACGAAGACGGCACGGATCGACGGGATCAGCGCCGCGGGCGCCGATCCCGACCTGGTGGCTCACACCCCGAGCGCCGACGCCGAACTGGTCGAGTACGGCCACCTCGTGCGCGCGCCGAGCCTCCCCGTGAGTCCGACGGGCTGTCCGACGCCCGCGGCGGTCACCCGCGCGGTCCGGGAGCGGGTCGGCTTCGAGACGCTCGTCGTCGACGCCGGCCTCGCCGAACCGACGGGTGCGCCGACCGTCGGCGTCGGCGCGACCCCCGGACGCGACATCAGGGAGACGGATCCGGTGCCGACCGCGCCGGGTGCGTGGGTCGCCGCCCGCGAACTCGGGAGCGCGCTCCCGGAGGACGAACTCGTGATCGGCGAGACGATTCCGGGCGGGACGACGACGGCCCTCGGCGTCTTCCGGGCGCTCGGCGTCGGCAGCGAGGGACGTGGTCGAGGCGACGCCGTCGGCTTCCCCGTCTCATCGTCGCTCCCGGAGAACCCCCTCGACCTGAAGCGGGAGGTGGTCGACGCCGCGTTCGAGGCGAGCGACCTCACCCCCGGCGACGCCGCCTACCACCCCGAACTCGCCGTGCGCTTCCTCGGCGATCCGGTGCTGGCGACCGTCGCGGGCCTCACCGCCGGGGCGCTCGACTCCGGGACCGAGGTGATCCTCGGCGGCGGGACACAGATGCTCGCCGCCGCCGCGCTGGTTCGGCACGCGGGCGTCGCGGCGCCGCTCTCGGTCGCCACGACGACGTACGTCGCCGCCGACGTCGACATGGACGCCGCGGCGGCCGCCCTCGACTGTAACCTCGTCGTCACCGACCCCGGATTCGCTGGACGGGACGACCCCCTCGCCCGCTACGCCGCGGGCGAGGCGAAGGAGGGTGCGGGCATGGGCGGCGCGCTCCGGTTGGCGGAGCGGGCAGGGGTGACAGAGAGCGTCGCGGACGGAACGCTTGAGGTTGTGGAGCGTGTGAACGAATCGTATGGACCCTGA
- a CDS encoding NTP transferase domain-containing protein — protein sequence MCGGRGTRLGGEREKPLVAVAGTPMIDRVCDALAGSRVDGVYAAVSPHAPATRAHLRDAAPAVNVVGTPGDGYVADLTAALDRVGRPALTVAADLPLLAPEPVDRVLAAADGDASLVVAVPVSLKRRLGVSVDATVADGDRPLAPTGLNVVAGTDDDIYVSDDPRLAVNVNRPTDLWVAEALS from the coding sequence ATGTGTGGCGGGCGGGGGACGCGCCTCGGCGGCGAGCGGGAGAAGCCGCTCGTCGCGGTGGCCGGAACGCCCATGATCGACCGGGTGTGTGACGCCCTCGCCGGGAGCCGCGTCGACGGCGTGTACGCCGCCGTCTCGCCGCACGCGCCCGCGACGCGTGCCCACCTCCGCGACGCAGCCCCGGCCGTGAACGTCGTCGGGACGCCCGGCGACGGCTACGTGGCCGACCTGACCGCGGCACTAGATAGAGTCGGCCGCCCGGCGCTGACCGTCGCCGCCGACCTGCCGCTGCTCGCGCCCGAACCGGTCGACCGCGTCTTGGCGGCCGCCGACGGGGACGCCTCCCTCGTCGTCGCCGTCCCCGTCTCCCTGAAGCGTCGCCTCGGCGTGAGCGTCGACGCGACGGTCGCTGACGGTGACCGACCGCTCGCACCGACCGGTCTCAACGTCGTCGCCGGAACCGACGACGACATATACGTCAGCGACGACCCACGACTCGCCGTGAACGTGAACCGGCCGACCGATCTGTGGGTCGCGGAGGCGCTGTCGTGA
- the cobS gene encoding adenosylcobinamide-GDP ribazoletransferase: MLTAVRGALAFLTRLPVGGGEAGWDAFRTTPAAFVVAGYVVGGLAALPLLVPVPVSTAAALYLATLYLITGVTHVDGLADCGDAAAAHGVDDRRSALKDSRVGVGGVLVVGLSLLALAFGALGVAGAGPRVAARLVLAAEVGAKVGMATLAALGTPGHEGLGSAVVGEADAAALLPVVAVAVPAVLLAPAGSTPSLVAALVAGPAVALLVGRWATNHLGGVTGDALGAANELGRVVALHAGVVVWTLW, from the coding sequence GTGCTGACCGCCGTCCGCGGCGCGCTCGCCTTCCTGACGCGCCTGCCCGTCGGCGGCGGCGAGGCGGGCTGGGACGCCTTCCGGACCACGCCGGCCGCGTTCGTCGTCGCCGGCTACGTCGTCGGCGGCCTCGCCGCGCTCCCCCTCCTCGTGCCCGTGCCCGTCTCCACGGCGGCGGCGCTGTATCTCGCCACGCTCTACCTGATCACCGGCGTCACCCACGTCGACGGCCTCGCGGACTGCGGCGACGCCGCGGCGGCCCACGGGGTCGACGACCGGCGCTCGGCCCTGAAAGATTCCCGAGTCGGCGTCGGCGGCGTCCTCGTCGTCGGCCTCTCGCTCCTCGCGCTGGCGTTCGGCGCCCTCGGCGTCGCCGGCGCCGGCCCCCGCGTCGCCGCCCGCCTCGTCCTCGCGGCGGAGGTGGGCGCCAAAGTCGGCATGGCGACGCTCGCCGCCCTCGGGACGCCCGGCCACGAGGGGCTGGGGTCGGCCGTCGTCGGCGAGGCGGACGCCGCCGCCCTGTTGCCCGTCGTCGCCGTCGCCGTCCCCGCCGTGCTCCTCGCGCCGGCCGGGAGTACCCCGTCACTGGTCGCCGCGCTCGTCGCCGGCCCGGCCGTCGCCCTCCTCGTCGGTCGGTGGGCGACGAACCACCTCGGCGGCGTCACCGGCGACGCCCTCGGCGCCGCGAACGAACTCGGCCGGGTCGTCGCGCTCCACGCGGGGGTGGTCGTGTGGACGCTCTGGTGA
- a CDS encoding CobD/CbiB family cobalamin biosynthesis protein yields MTLLAAGSVALAAAGDRLVAEPPARYHPVAWLGRALGPLDRPWRHPRLAGVATALFVPLLAAGGVAAAVALGIRIDPLVGAAVAGLVLFVSTSRRMLVDEARAVVAASEADLASARERLRSLAGRDAATLSAGEVRSAAAESAAENLSDGLVAPLLGFAALAPLSLPAAAGAAAWIKAVNTLDSTFGYRSVPMGWAPARLDDAVMFLPARASAVLLAVAAGCPGALRRARSLARRPASPNAGWPMATLAVALDVRLTKPGAYDIPAGDALPTPADAMRGVAVVSRAGWLAFGVATAAGVVGPC; encoded by the coding sequence GTGACCCTCCTCGCCGCGGGGAGCGTCGCCCTCGCCGCCGCGGGCGACCGACTGGTCGCCGAACCGCCCGCCCGCTACCACCCCGTCGCGTGGCTCGGCCGTGCGCTCGGTCCGCTGGACCGGCCGTGGCGCCACCCCCGGCTGGCGGGCGTCGCGACGGCCCTGTTCGTCCCCCTCCTCGCCGCCGGGGGCGTCGCCGCCGCCGTCGCGTTGGGAATCCGGATCGACCCCCTCGTCGGCGCAGCCGTCGCCGGCCTCGTCCTGTTCGTCTCGACCAGCCGACGGATGCTCGTCGACGAGGCGCGGGCCGTCGTCGCCGCGAGCGAGGCGGACCTCGCGTCCGCGCGGGAGCGGCTCCGCTCGCTCGCCGGCCGCGACGCCGCGACCCTCTCGGCCGGCGAGGTGCGGAGCGCCGCCGCCGAGAGCGCCGCCGAGAACCTGAGCGACGGCCTCGTCGCGCCACTGCTGGGCTTCGCCGCCCTCGCCCCCCTCTCGCTCCCCGCGGCCGCGGGCGCCGCCGCGTGGATCAAGGCCGTCAACACGCTGGATTCGACCTTCGGCTACCGCTCGGTGCCGATGGGCTGGGCGCCCGCCCGCCTCGACGACGCCGTCATGTTCCTCCCCGCACGCGCGAGCGCCGTCCTCCTCGCCGTCGCCGCCGGCTGCCCCGGCGCGCTCCGGCGCGCCCGGTCGCTCGCCCGCCGCCCCGCCTCGCCCAACGCCGGGTGGCCGATGGCGACACTCGCCGTCGCGTTGGACGTTCGGCTGACGAAGCCCGGCGCGTACGACATCCCCGCCGGCGACGCCCTCCCGACGCCAGCCGACGCGATGAGGGGGGTCGCCGTCGTCTCGCGGGCCGGGTGGCTCGCGTTCGGCGTGGCGACGGCCGCGGGGGTGGTCGGCCCGTGCTGA
- a CDS encoding HAD family hydrolase yields the protein MPVSFDLFGTLVTASMPSDPAGAVAAELRDRGVAVPDDWSTAYRTPHLDVPDAAEIPLPAHVAAALRSRGVEASDTVVRRAVIAAFDPEVRRREGVADALDAARERGPVGLCSNCSVPELVPRTLVRADLRGAFDAVVTSAACGFRKPHPRPFETLAADLGCEASETPRGGGGAADASALIHVGDDPDTDGGIDAVGGRFVDVTETPLADLPAHLGGEP from the coding sequence GTGCCCGTCTCGTTCGACCTCTTCGGGACGCTCGTGACGGCGTCGATGCCCTCCGATCCGGCCGGCGCCGTCGCCGCCGAGCTTCGCGACCGCGGGGTCGCCGTCCCGGACGACTGGTCGACCGCCTACCGGACCCCCCACCTCGACGTTCCCGACGCCGCCGAAATTCCCCTCCCCGCGCACGTCGCCGCCGCGCTCCGGAGCCGGGGGGTGGAGGCGTCCGACACCGTCGTCAGACGCGCCGTGATCGCCGCCTTCGACCCCGAGGTGCGCCGACGCGAGGGGGTGGCCGACGCGCTCGACGCCGCCCGCGAACGCGGTCCCGTCGGCCTGTGTTCGAACTGTAGCGTCCCCGAACTCGTCCCGCGGACGCTCGTCCGCGCGGACCTCCGGGGCGCCTTCGACGCCGTCGTCACCAGCGCCGCCTGCGGCTTCCGCAAACCCCACCCGCGCCCGTTCGAGACGCTGGCGGCCGACCTCGGCTGCGAGGCGTCGGAGACACCTCGGGGAGGCGGCGGAGCCGCCGACGCGTCGGCCCTGATCCACGTCGGCGACGACCCCGACACGGATGGAGGAATCGACGCCGTCGGGGGCCGGTTCGTCGACGTGACCGAGACGCCGCTCGCCGACCTCCCCGCGCACCTCGGAGGCGAGCCGTGA
- a CDS encoding double zinc ribbon domain-containing protein, producing MSKITFRADDDLVERLEAFDASKSEVMREALRTYLDDAEREESSNGSSDRLEALLMEHAFAPREPPAINVNVTVDGDAAAEPDVSVDRGSAERKTDRETTDDPAESRSASGQRNACSQCGEEMSAGHVYCPNCGEKAAHRVFCDCGDELRSDWAFCPSCGRRTPAADVLDRP from the coding sequence ATGAGCAAGATCACGTTCCGCGCCGACGACGACCTCGTCGAGCGGTTGGAGGCATTCGACGCCTCGAAAAGCGAGGTGATGCGCGAGGCGCTGCGCACCTACCTCGACGACGCGGAACGTGAGGAGTCCTCGAACGGGTCGTCGGACCGACTCGAAGCGTTGCTGATGGAACACGCCTTCGCACCCCGAGAGCCGCCGGCGATCAACGTCAACGTCACCGTCGACGGCGATGCGGCGGCGGAGCCGGACGTGTCCGTCGACCGCGGGTCGGCGGAGCGTAAGACGGATCGTGAAACGACCGACGACCCCGCTGAGTCGCGGAGCGCGAGCGGGCAACGGAACGCGTGCTCACAGTGTGGCGAGGAGATGTCCGCCGGCCACGTCTACTGCCCGAACTGCGGCGAGAAGGCCGCTCACCGGGTGTTCTGCGACTGTGGCGACGAACTCAGATCCGACTGGGCGTTCTGCCCGAGCTGTGGGCGTCGGACCCCAGCCGCCGACGTGCTCGACCGGCCGTAA
- a CDS encoding ribbon-helix-helix domain-containing protein yields the protein MERVTLRIPKQQIEEVEQMVETGEFPNRSEAIRSAVREMLNEQSESRDDNRKRNRSWAKV from the coding sequence ATGGAGCGTGTGACACTACGAATTCCGAAGCAGCAGATCGAGGAGGTCGAACAGATGGTCGAGACGGGAGAGTTCCCGAACCGAAGCGAGGCCATCCGCTCGGCGGTCCGCGAGATGCTCAACGAACAGAGCGAGTCCCGTGACGACAACCGCAAGCGCAACCGTAGCTGGGCGAAGGTGTAA
- the ftsZ gene encoding cell division protein FtsZ has product MQGFVQDAIEREEAEQRDADEDDAFGDPRIVIVGAGGAGNNTVNRLYNIGVDGAETVAINTDKQHLKMIEADTKILVGKSLTQGLGAGGDPSMGERATEMAQGTIKEVLGEADLVFVTAGMGGGTGTGAAPVVSKIAKEQGAIVVGMVSTPFNVERARTVKAEEGLEKLRGEADSIIVLDNNRLLDYVPNLPIGKAFSVMDQIIAETVKGISETITQPSLINLDYADMSTIMNQGGVAVMLVGETQDKNKSQEVVSDAMNHPLLDVDYRGASGGLVHITGGPDLTLKEAEGIANNITERLEASANVIWGARIQDEYKGKVRVMAIMTGVQSAQVLGPSTQRQAEKSRRSLNGEDVSEFDASDNVDQDQASWSDGGRDRNQVDQRNGIDVIR; this is encoded by the coding sequence ATGCAGGGATTCGTCCAAGACGCCATCGAGCGCGAGGAAGCCGAACAGCGCGACGCCGACGAGGACGACGCGTTCGGTGACCCACGGATCGTCATCGTCGGCGCCGGCGGCGCCGGGAACAACACCGTCAATCGCCTGTACAACATCGGCGTCGACGGCGCCGAGACGGTCGCCATCAACACCGACAAACAGCACCTGAAGATGATCGAGGCCGACACGAAGATTCTGGTCGGCAAGTCGCTGACGCAGGGGTTGGGTGCCGGTGGCGACCCCTCGATGGGCGAGCGCGCGACCGAGATGGCCCAGGGAACGATCAAGGAGGTCCTCGGCGAGGCCGACCTCGTCTTCGTGACCGCCGGGATGGGGGGCGGCACCGGGACCGGCGCCGCGCCCGTCGTCTCCAAGATCGCCAAGGAGCAGGGTGCCATCGTCGTCGGCATGGTCTCCACGCCGTTCAACGTCGAGCGCGCCCGCACGGTCAAAGCCGAGGAGGGCCTGGAGAAGCTCCGCGGCGAGGCCGACTCGATCATCGTCCTCGACAACAACCGCCTGCTCGACTACGTGCCCAACCTGCCCATCGGCAAGGCCTTCTCCGTGATGGACCAGATCATCGCCGAGACGGTCAAGGGCATCTCCGAGACCATCACCCAGCCGTCCCTGATCAACCTGGACTACGCGGACATGTCCACGATCATGAATCAGGGCGGCGTCGCGGTGATGCTCGTCGGCGAGACGCAGGACAAGAACAAGTCTCAGGAGGTGGTGAGCGACGCGATGAACCACCCACTGCTCGACGTGGACTACCGCGGCGCAAGCGGCGGACTCGTTCACATCACTGGCGGCCCCGACCTCACGCTGAAAGAGGCCGAGGGCATCGCCAACAACATCACCGAACGGCTGGAGGCGAGCGCCAACGTCATCTGGGGCGCGCGCATCCAGGACGAGTACAAGGGCAAGGTGCGGGTCATGGCCATCATGACCGGCGTCCAGAGCGCACAGGTGCTCGGACCGTCGACACAGCGACAGGCGGAGAAGTCCCGACGTAGTCTCAACGGCGAGGACGTTTCGGAGTTCGACGCGAGCGACAACGTCGACCAGGATCAGGCGTCTTGGTCCGACGGTGGCCGTGACCGCAATCAGGTCGACCAGCGCAACGGCATCGACGTGATCCGCTGA
- the ncsA gene encoding tRNA 2-thiolation protein NcsA, whose translation MECDKCGREAVMHAAYSGAHLCDDHFRASVEKRVRRRIREDGLLPADASPENPQTWVIGLSGGKDSVVLTHVLDETFGRDPRVELVALSIHEGIEGYRDESLDACRTLTDGRDLSHEVVSYADELGVRMDDVVEKDPENMAACAYCGVFRRDLLETYADELGADKLLTGHNLDDEAQTALMNFFEGDLQQIAKHFDASLGPFDRRAESTHFVPRAKPLRDVPEKEVALYAHLADLPAHITECPHAGEAYRGEIQELLLGMEENHPGTRHSIMAGYEELAELAAERYRDGESEDLGECDRCGSSTGGRICRKCRLVESIEAV comes from the coding sequence ATGGAGTGTGACAAGTGCGGCCGCGAGGCGGTGATGCACGCTGCCTACTCGGGCGCGCACCTCTGTGACGACCACTTTCGCGCCTCGGTCGAGAAGCGGGTGCGCCGCCGGATTCGGGAGGACGGCCTCCTCCCGGCGGACGCCTCGCCCGAGAACCCGCAGACGTGGGTGATCGGCCTCTCCGGCGGCAAGGACAGCGTCGTCCTGACGCACGTACTCGACGAGACGTTCGGCCGCGACCCCCGCGTCGAACTCGTCGCCCTCTCGATCCACGAGGGGATCGAGGGGTATCGCGACGAGAGCCTCGACGCCTGTCGGACGCTGACCGACGGCCGTGACCTCAGCCACGAGGTGGTGTCGTACGCCGACGAACTCGGTGTTCGGATGGACGACGTGGTCGAGAAGGACCCCGAGAACATGGCCGCCTGCGCCTACTGCGGCGTGTTCCGGCGGGACCTCCTGGAGACCTACGCCGACGAACTCGGCGCCGACAAACTCCTGACGGGCCACAACCTCGACGACGAGGCCCAGACGGCGCTGATGAACTTCTTCGAGGGCGACCTGCAACAGATCGCCAAACACTTCGACGCGAGCCTCGGCCCGTTCGACCGACGGGCCGAGAGCACCCACTTCGTCCCGCGGGCCAAACCCCTCCGGGACGTGCCGGAGAAGGAGGTGGCGCTCTACGCCCACCTGGCCGACTTGCCAGCCCACATCACCGAGTGCCCGCACGCCGGCGAGGCGTACCGCGGGGAGATACAGGAGCTGTTGCTGGGCATGGAGGAGAACCACCCGGGCACCCGCCACTCGATCATGGCGGGCTACGAGGAACTCGCCGAACTCGCCGCGGAGCGGTACCGCGACGGCGAGAGCGAGGACCTGGGCGAGTGCGACCGCTGTGGATCGAGCACCGGTGGGCGCATCTGCCGGAAGTGTCGACTCGTCGAATCGATCGAAGCGGTGTAA
- a CDS encoding DUF7095 family protein, whose translation MDRDAALDRVADIVDLVDRAATDDARLPVPVREVWVYGDVALGLDPIDRLDVYVTKDLLMRGDADRAAEFEERYGVAGVGRTVDADWAEAHPDHLRANDNGHAAPERCLAAHLVNDDEPIHLEVCNASFSDNVTQRLKGAMAREAYGEILDPRGVCLYADGRRDDEAMAKLRGGELAFPTLSEALEMLGLDEGAAAEAADALRERRAETTGRTVRGDVV comes from the coding sequence ATGGACCGAGACGCCGCGCTGGATCGGGTCGCCGACATCGTCGACCTCGTGGATCGGGCCGCAACCGACGACGCCCGTCTCCCCGTTCCCGTCCGCGAGGTGTGGGTGTACGGCGACGTGGCCCTCGGACTCGATCCGATCGACCGCCTCGACGTGTACGTCACGAAGGACCTCCTCATGCGCGGCGACGCCGATCGTGCGGCCGAGTTCGAGGAGCGCTACGGCGTCGCGGGCGTCGGCAGAACCGTCGACGCCGACTGGGCCGAGGCGCATCCGGACCACCTCCGCGCGAACGACAACGGCCACGCGGCGCCCGAGCGCTGTCTCGCCGCCCACCTCGTGAACGACGACGAACCGATCCACCTGGAGGTGTGCAACGCCTCCTTCTCGGACAACGTCACCCAGCGACTGAAGGGCGCGATGGCCCGCGAGGCCTACGGCGAAATCCTCGATCCGCGCGGCGTCTGCCTCTACGCCGACGGCCGACGCGACGACGAGGCGATGGCGAAGCTTCGCGGCGGCGAACTCGCCTTCCCCACCCTCTCGGAGGCCCTGGAGATGTTGGGGCTGGACGAAGGGGCGGCCGCCGAGGCGGCCGACGCCCTGCGGGAACGCCGCGCCGAGACGACGGGGCGGACGGTGCGGGGCGACGTGGTTTGA